A genomic region of Nymphaea colorata isolate Beijing-Zhang1983 chromosome 2, ASM883128v2, whole genome shotgun sequence contains the following coding sequences:
- the LOC116247002 gene encoding polygalacturonase At1g48100-like → MRSPFSVKSLFLLLLFSSFVWLSSFHGCEAKRVRYWKKKKISNGGSSGGRRHSSPPSPARPLLSSLAADDSTTFNVLNYGAKGDGVADDTEAFQSAWDAACKVEASTMVVPAEHEFLVRPVSFSGPYCQPNIVFQLDGTILAPTSASAWGSGLLQWLEFTKLKGLTVQGQGVIDGRGAAWWGGTQSYDPVINAMLHSEMPSTKPTALRFYGSTNVTVTGITIRNSPQCHLKFDSCTAVSVYNMTISSPGDSLNTDGIHLQNSVDVSVHHTNLACGDDCISIQSGCSNIRIHNINCGPGHGISIGGLGRDNTRACVSNVTVRDIVLQGTLTGVRIKTWQGGSGYVQGVLFSNIQVSEVQSPIVIDQFYCDRGSCRNQSSAVALSGITYERVQGTYTVKPVHLACSDGVPCTDVILNTVSLQPVQESYHMYNPFCWQAFGQLETPAQPPVDCLLAGRPAKHIQVDTDSC, encoded by the exons ATGAGGAGTCCTTTTTCAGTTaagtctctctttcttcttctcctcttctcttcttttgtcTGGCTGTCCAGCTTTCATGGTTGCGAAGCAAAGCGAGTTCGctattggaagaagaagaagatcagcAATGGCGGCAGCAGCGGCGGCAGAAGACATagttctcctccttctcctgcACGGCCATTACTTTCTTCACTCGCCGCAGATGATAGCACCACTTTCAATGTGCTCAACTATGGAGCCAAAGGAGATGGTGTTGCGGATGACACTGAG GCATTTCAATCCGCATGGGATGCTGCATGCAAGGTGGAGGCATCAACAATGGTGGTTCCGGCGGAGCACGAGTTCCTCGTCCGGCCGGTCTCATTTTCCGGTCCTTACTGCCAGCCCAACATTGTTTTTCAG CTTGACGGCACCATACTGGCGCCGACGAGTGCCAGCGCCTGGGGCTCTGGTCTGCTGCAGTGGCTCGAGTTCACCAAGCTGAAGGGCCTAACGGTTCAAGGCCAAGGAGTGATCGACGGCCGGGGAGCTGCTTGGTGGGGCGGCACTCAGTCATATGATCCG GTGATAAATGCAATGCTGCATTCGGAGATGCCAAGTACCAAACCAACG GCTCTAAGATTCTATGGAAGCACCAATGTGACCGTTACCGGCATAACGATCCGAAACAGCCCACAGTGCCACCTGAAATTCGATAGCTGCACGGCCGTCTCCGTCTATAATATGACCATCTCATCCCCGGGAGACAGTCTAAATACCGACGGCATCCACCTGCAGAATTCAGTGGATGTTTCAGTGCACCACACCAACTTGGCCTGTG GGGACGATTGTATATCCATACAAAGCGGCTGCTCGAACATACGCATACACAACATCAACTGCGGGCCTGGCCATGGCATCAGCATCGGAGGGCTCGGGCGGGACAACACCAGGGCCTGCGTATCGAATGTTACTGTGAGAGATATTGTGCTGCAGGGCACGCTGACAGGAGTTAGAATCAAGACTTGGCAG GGAGGTTCAGGCTATGTTCAGGGTGTTCTCTTCTCCAACATACAGGTCTCTGAGGTACAATCACCCATCGTGATTGACCAGTTCTACTGCGACCGGGGCTCCTGCAGGAACCAGTCATCGGCGGTGGCTCTGTCCGGCATAACCTATGAGAGGGTACAGGGGACCTATACTGTAAAACCAGTGCACCTTGCTTGCAGCGACGGTGTCCCGTGCACAGATGTTATCTTGAACACTGTATCACTTCAGCCAGTTCAGGAATCCTACCACATGTATAATCCCTTCTGCTGGCAAGCTTTCGGACAGCTAGAGACTCCGGCACAGCCGCCAGTAGATTGCTTACTTGCAGGAAGGCCTGCCAAACATATTCAGGTGGACACCGATTCATGCTGA